The DNA region CAGCCTGTACAGCCCCAGAACCAGTTCCAGCAGAACAATCAGTATCAGCAGAACCAGTTCCCCCAGAATAATGTGCCGATAAATAATGCGCCCATAAACAACGTTCCCCAGAACGGAGTAAAACCGGGTAAAAAGAGCTTTGCTCCCCTGATACTTTTCATCCTGATAATCGCGGTGATACTCGTGGACGTATTTGTACTGTTCAGAAAGCAGATATTCAAGGATAACAGTGCAAAGAAGAACGCAGCTGTTATCACTGTTACTGATGATATATTCTGATGATCGCAGAACAATTATCGGAGCATGAAAATGCTCCGATTTTCATTTCAAGGAGGAAGTAAATGTTTTATATCAACCGTATGGGCTGCAGTTGTAAGCATGACGGAAATTTTGTATTGGATCAGCCCCGCGGCTATGAGGGTCACCTCATGCTATTTGTCAAGACCAAGGCAGTATTCGTGATAAACGGCGAGACCATAAATGTTGAACCCAACACGTTTATAATATATGATAAAAATTCACCGCAGTATTATAAAGCCTGCGATGATGAGTATATCAACGACTGGATACAGTTTGAATGCAGCGAGGATATATCATCGGGTGTCGATATCAGGTACGATACACCTATATTTATCGGCGAATCCATCGACGTTGCAAGCTATTTCACACTTATCGCTGATTGCTATTACAGAAGAAATAATCTCCAGACAGCAGGCTTTCTCATCAAAGCACTGCTTTCAGAAGTTTTTTCGGAAAACGGCAAGCAGGAGGATTCAGGCATAGTACATTACCGCGAACTCCTCGACCTGCGCCGCAGGATATATGCCCAGCCAGCAGAGGAATGGAGCGTTGAAAAAATGGCACACCTGATAAGTGTCAGTGAACCTTATCTCCATCTGCTGTATAAAAAAGCTTTTGGTGTTACCTGTAATGCAGACGTTATCAACAGCCGTATCGAATCAGCGAAGCATTACCTCGCATATACAGATAGAACTGTTGAGGATATCGCATTTACCTGCGGCTATAAAAACGCCGTGCATTTTTCAAGACAGTTCAAACAATCCACTACCCTCTCACCAAGTGAGTGGAGGAAGAATAACTCCGTAGTGTGAAGGTAAATTCATAATTCATAATTCATAATTCATAATTGTTGGCAGGGCAACCACGAAGTTGGGTAAGAATGCCAAAGAGACAAAGCGCGCGGTCAAGCCTCGCGCTAGCAGGCTTGCGGGAGTTTGAGGGCAGAGCCCTCAATTCAAGGCACAAAACTAACGTAGCAATAAAGCAATAAACAGCAAATCAAACTAACCGCCCTGTCAAAAATAGGCGCGGCAATAAGAGTATTCCGAGCGTGGACAATCAACCGTCCACGCTCTTTTTCGGCGTCCGTAAATTATTGCCGCGCCCGAAATCAACGGCGATAGCTCGTTGATTTCTCGACCCGCAAGGGGCGATCTGATTCCGCAGTACTTGGGACAAGAGTGCCGCACTCTTGAAGTCCATATAACAGATAGCTGGATTATAATTTGGGGACGGTGTTTTGTTGGGCTGGTCGATGGTTTGATTTCGGGACATTGGTTTGTGAGTTTTCGCCCCTCTCTTCGTTCGGGTCGAGTCATCGGAAACGCTGTCGCTGTCCGATGACAGGCGCGGCAATAATTTTACGCACAAAGAAAGAGCGTGGACATTTGATTTGTCCACGCTCTGAATTTCGTTATTGCCGCGCCTTGTTGGTCGGAAGTTTGCTGTGCTATTATTGCTTGCTGTGCATTTTGCTTTTGCTCCTTGACCGAGAGACTCCGCCCCTCAAACTCCCCGCAAGCTTTTCGCGAAAAGCTTGACCAAAAGCTCTTCTCCTTGGCATTCTTACCCAACTTTGTTGTTGCCCTGCCAACAATTATGAATTATGAATTATGAATTATGAATTATGAATTATGAATTAAATTTATTCCGCTCCCTCAACAGGTACATAACAATCGTTGAACATCAGAAGCTCCCAGTAATTCTCACCATCACCCTCAGACTTCGCCAAAGATAGATACTTCATATCAGGGTCAAGTATAACTGCCCTGTGCTTTTCCGAGCTTATCCAGCTGTCAAATACTTCCCTTGCATTGCTGCCGCCCTTAGCAATGTTCTCACCACTGCGCCACCAGATAAGTCCCTCATCTGTCAGCACCGTGTTGTATGCATTCCCATCTTCACCGGGTCTTGTGTGACTGTAATCCTGTGCCAGTTCATCAGCCCTTACCTGCGATGCCTTGTCCAACTCGTCAAGTCCGTATACCATAGGCATATCGTACTGCTTCCTTATCTCGTTGACATAACCCAGCATCTCTTCGGTAAGCGCACTTATATCACCGTTAGCCGTAGCCGCTGCACCGTAATCTATCGGAGGTCTCTTAGCTTCAATATCCACCTTGTCGATATCTACCTTGATATCGGGATTTACATAATCATCCGTGTAACCGTAAGGCACAAGCTCCTGTCCGTTGATGTAAAGCACATTGCTCCACGATGTCGTCAGCAGATCATCACCTAGCCTGTATACATTGTAAAACAGACCATCGTTCACACCCTCGGTGTAGAAGCCCTCATCGTCAGCCTTGATCTTTATCTTAGCGCCTGTGCTGTCTTTCAGCTCGCATTCATCGGTGATCTTGCCGTCGTTGTCTTTCAGCCTGTACTTGCCCTTATCTGTACACTCAATAACGTAATCCTTGCTGAGTCTGTATGATGAAAATGACGTAGCCTTGTATTCAACAGGACTGCTGTCAATGTACAGCTTGCCGTCTTTCAGTTCGATCATGTGATTTTCATAAACAAATCCGGCCGCAGGCTGATCGTCTCTCGTCAGTACCAGCTTGCCGTCCTCTTTCGAGAACACTATCTCAGCACCGCTGTCATCCTGAACAGCTATGTCTTTGACACTGCTGCCGTTTTCCATAAAGGAGTAATTACCCTCGGTATCAGCAAATACTACATTTTCGCCGAAATCGATGGACTCACAGCTAAGCTCGGGTATCTCTGCCGAAAGTATCACTTTCTCACGGCCGTCCTCACCGATAACAGTTTCACCCTTTGATGAACTGCTGCTAGATGACTTGCTGTCATTCTTTGACTT from Ruminococcus albus AD2013 includes:
- a CDS encoding AraC family transcriptional regulator, producing MFYINRMGCSCKHDGNFVLDQPRGYEGHLMLFVKTKAVFVINGETINVEPNTFIIYDKNSPQYYKACDDEYINDWIQFECSEDISSGVDIRYDTPIFIGESIDVASYFTLIADCYYRRNNLQTAGFLIKALLSEVFSENGKQEDSGIVHYRELLDLRRRIYAQPAEEWSVEKMAHLISVSEPYLHLLYKKAFGVTCNADVINSRIESAKHYLAYTDRTVEDIAFTCGYKNAVHFSRQFKQSTTLSPSEWRKNNSVV
- a CDS encoding CAP domain-containing protein, whose amino-acid sequence is MNLKKAANVKNIICLAVVAALGVGIIVVEKKGGKDIKSKNDSKSSSSSSSKGETVIGEDGREKVILSAEIPELSCESIDFGENVVFADTEGNYSFMENGSSVKDIAVQDDSGAEIVFSKEDGKLVLTRDDQPAAGFVYENHMIELKDGKLYIDSSPVEYKATSFSSYRLSKDYVIECTDKGKYRLKDNDGKITDECELKDSTGAKIKIKADDEGFYTEGVNDGLFYNVYRLGDDLLTTSWSNVLYINGQELVPYGYTDDYVNPDIKVDIDKVDIEAKRPPIDYGAAATANGDISALTEEMLGYVNEIRKQYDMPMVYGLDELDKASQVRADELAQDYSHTRPGEDGNAYNTVLTDEGLIWWRSGENIAKGGSNAREVFDSWISSEKHRAVILDPDMKYLSLAKSEGDGENYWELLMFNDCYVPVEGAE